The following proteins come from a genomic window of Corynebacterium hansenii:
- a CDS encoding maleylpyruvate isomerase N-terminal domain-containing protein, translating into MSEISNRHEKFARDFAAVADRVTKWDAPTPVPEWSAGDIVEHLLGWFPAVLESWGGPVLRDIPARGLAERWRLRTVEVQAILDDREQSSKIIESGDFAGMRLDEAIGRLYCADIFMHTWDLAKSADIEIHLSGNYAAALHGGLAAMEENLRASGHFGPAAETDSDDPLDRLMAFVGRDTNWKVPSLASVSA; encoded by the coding sequence ATGTCCGAGATTTCGAACCGCCACGAGAAGTTCGCCCGCGACTTCGCGGCCGTCGCCGACCGCGTCACCAAGTGGGACGCGCCCACCCCGGTTCCCGAATGGAGCGCCGGCGACATCGTCGAGCACCTGCTCGGCTGGTTCCCCGCCGTGCTCGAATCCTGGGGCGGCCCCGTGCTGCGGGACATCCCGGCCCGCGGTCTCGCCGAGCGCTGGCGCCTGCGCACCGTCGAGGTGCAGGCGATCCTCGACGACCGGGAGCAGTCCTCGAAGATCATCGAGTCCGGCGACTTCGCCGGAATGCGCCTGGACGAGGCCATCGGCCGCCTGTACTGCGCGGACATCTTCATGCACACGTGGGATCTGGCGAAGTCCGCCGACATCGAGATCCACCTGTCCGGCAATTACGCCGCCGCCCTGCACGGGGGACTGGCCGCGATGGAGGAGAACCTCCGCGCCTCCGGCCACTTCGGCCCGGCCGCGGAGACCGACTCCGACGACCCGCTCGACCGCCTCATGGCGTTCGTCGGCCGCGACACGAACTGGAAGGTCCCGTCGCTGGCGTCGGTGAGCGCCTAG
- a CDS encoding PASTA domain-containing protein has product MAGNRHGRDPFDDDRTEFIGRDEPTQRAWGSRDGGARGGAGRDDQPTEYIGGAGRGDQPTEFIGGSGGGAGHGYGPGEDYDPDADFGGTQGRTGGFGETRQTGRPDQTGQTGRAGQTDSGQYWAPLTPEERGIDPREARDANAGASYGDARYDDGARRDAHADRDPRAARDYRDDDDGGRRGGAGRSATIIGVTAIIAVVVLVALMFRFLSGGDDDNKTTATTPPPEPSTSSETVTSEEPTTETSDPMRDELDRLRDEVSSLRETPPAIPGFGGGEAVQATVPEAVGKSPAEVELALRRAGFGNITILDAAGNPTNSLSSLTGRVATIDPPAGTAVMTDQPITITLE; this is encoded by the coding sequence ATGGCCGGCAATCGCCACGGGCGAGATCCCTTCGACGATGACCGCACCGAATTCATCGGACGCGATGAACCCACCCAGCGCGCGTGGGGGAGCCGCGACGGTGGCGCGCGTGGCGGCGCCGGCCGCGATGACCAGCCGACGGAGTACATCGGCGGCGCGGGCCGCGGCGATCAGCCGACCGAATTCATCGGGGGTTCCGGTGGCGGCGCGGGCCACGGCTACGGGCCCGGCGAAGACTACGACCCGGACGCCGATTTCGGCGGCACGCAGGGCCGCACCGGCGGTTTCGGCGAAACCCGCCAGACCGGCCGCCCCGACCAGACCGGGCAGACGGGACGGGCAGGGCAGACCGACTCGGGCCAGTATTGGGCGCCGCTGACGCCGGAGGAACGGGGCATCGATCCGCGCGAGGCCCGCGACGCGAACGCCGGCGCCTCCTACGGCGATGCGCGCTACGACGATGGCGCCCGCCGCGACGCCCACGCCGACCGCGATCCGCGCGCCGCCCGCGATTACCGGGACGACGACGATGGCGGCCGCCGCGGCGGTGCCGGCCGGAGCGCGACGATCATCGGCGTGACGGCGATCATCGCGGTCGTCGTGCTGGTGGCGCTGATGTTCCGCTTCCTCTCCGGCGGCGACGACGACAACAAGACCACGGCGACGACCCCGCCGCCGGAGCCGTCGACCTCCTCGGAGACGGTGACGTCGGAGGAACCGACGACGGAGACTTCCGACCCGATGCGCGATGAGCTCGATCGCCTGCGCGACGAGGTCAGCAGCCTGCGCGAAACCCCGCCGGCCATCCCGGGCTTCGGCGGCGGCGAGGCCGTGCAGGCGACGGTGCCGGAGGCGGTGGGCAAGTCCCCGGCGGAGGTCGAGCTTGCTTTGCGACGCGCCGGTTTCGGCAACATCACCATTCTCGACGCCGCCGGAAACCCGACGAACTCGCTGTCGTCGCTGACGGGAAGGGTCGCCACCATCGATCCGCCGGCGGGCACGGCGGTGATGACGGACCAGCCGATCACCATCACGCTGGAGTAG
- a CDS encoding DEAD/DEAH box helicase, translating into MNAPAARESIDLVRRWSGQAARVLEGRARIAATAGQAASELIARTVAVKIDGDVAWRVLPVDGAALLRAGETVRHRWLTGLGAEEARLVEELAGPAATAVRETWAAEGWRRFFSRAEARANADRAVAYLGDVVDRVRRRDLPALLDRLELEAGSAAPQLVPTDLMYPDVGVLGLLSDGLPPGVGTPELVSGADVAALPGALSALSGALETERTTRLAAIAAGERLRAKAVDALLAGLGVEALRDVTRDRLRIAPIEDAGLRTVGSVLAAGARLADVPGIGPDSARKLLGAAQTLRQQTMDDEPVRIDPSQRTPEATDVLRQLRRWEIARGPLRGPDGSTAAVALASLAPVMAPGVGDVLVFPTSGRGIPEFRGAVAGVLRLAEALRGSVGKLIDADPAPADGGAPPNAPDDRLWEDFRARPADYQALAAQLGLLPDDGDRVHGDLPEEIVAAIRGMDLDTRYLKASLRGYQDFAARFALVQKKVLIGDEMGLGKTIEALAALTHLHALDRTHFLVVCPAAVVSNWVREIESKSRLEAHRLHGQARDLAVDEWLTRGGVAVTTYGTLGAVRERVLSCPGLACVVVDEAHYIKNPGAKRSQLLAGVIERAEGAILLTGTALENRIDEFRTLVRYLRPDLLEGEKDVPVAAFRELVAPVYLRRNQADVLDELPALVEVDDWVEATDADDAAYRRAVDDGKFMAMRRAAFAAGAGAAKMERLLDIAGEARDNGRRVIVFSHFRDVLDAVMAALGDVAVGPLTGDVPAARRQELVDEFSSAEGGAVLVSQIVAGGVGLNIQAASVVVICEPQLKPTTEWQAIARAHRMGQLESVQVHRLLLEDSVDARILEILARKKQLFDELVRVSTTADAAPEAYDVSEAELAREIIAAERERLAGEGQLSGEGHLSGEGRSAGDGGLADEAASAGAPNPLPPAD; encoded by the coding sequence ATGAATGCTCCCGCCGCACGCGAGTCGATCGATCTTGTCCGCCGCTGGTCCGGGCAGGCGGCGCGGGTGCTCGAGGGCAGGGCGCGGATCGCCGCGACGGCCGGGCAGGCGGCGTCCGAGCTGATCGCGCGAACCGTCGCGGTGAAGATCGACGGCGACGTCGCGTGGCGCGTGCTGCCCGTCGACGGCGCGGCGCTGCTGCGGGCGGGGGAGACCGTACGGCACCGGTGGCTGACGGGCCTCGGCGCGGAGGAGGCGCGGCTCGTGGAGGAACTCGCGGGGCCCGCCGCCACCGCCGTGCGCGAGACGTGGGCCGCCGAAGGCTGGCGCCGGTTCTTCTCCCGGGCGGAGGCGCGCGCCAACGCGGATCGGGCGGTGGCGTATCTGGGCGACGTCGTCGATCGCGTGCGGCGGCGCGACCTGCCGGCGCTGCTCGATCGCCTCGAGCTCGAGGCCGGCAGCGCGGCGCCGCAGCTGGTGCCCACGGACCTGATGTACCCCGATGTCGGGGTCCTGGGTCTGCTTTCCGACGGCCTGCCGCCCGGAGTCGGCACCCCGGAGTTGGTGTCCGGCGCCGACGTCGCCGCGCTGCCCGGAGCCCTGTCCGCGTTGTCCGGCGCATTGGAGACCGAGCGCACGACCCGGCTGGCGGCGATCGCGGCGGGCGAGCGGTTGCGCGCCAAGGCCGTCGACGCGCTCCTGGCCGGGCTCGGCGTGGAGGCGCTGCGCGACGTCACCCGCGACCGCCTGCGGATCGCCCCCATCGAGGACGCGGGCCTGCGGACGGTCGGGTCGGTGCTCGCGGCGGGGGCGCGGCTCGCCGACGTGCCCGGGATCGGCCCGGATTCGGCGCGCAAGCTGCTCGGCGCCGCGCAGACCCTGCGGCAGCAGACGATGGACGATGAGCCGGTGCGCATCGACCCCTCGCAGCGCACTCCCGAGGCCACCGACGTGCTGAGGCAGCTGCGGCGCTGGGAGATCGCCCGGGGCCCGTTGCGCGGCCCCGACGGTTCGACGGCGGCGGTGGCACTGGCGTCGCTGGCGCCGGTCATGGCCCCGGGCGTCGGCGACGTGCTGGTGTTCCCCACCTCCGGCCGGGGGATCCCCGAATTCCGCGGGGCCGTCGCCGGTGTGCTGCGGCTGGCGGAGGCTCTGCGCGGGTCCGTCGGCAAGCTCATCGACGCCGATCCCGCGCCCGCCGACGGCGGCGCGCCCCCGAACGCCCCCGACGACCGGCTGTGGGAGGACTTCCGCGCCCGCCCGGCGGATTACCAGGCCCTCGCGGCGCAGTTGGGCCTGCTTCCCGACGACGGCGACCGCGTCCACGGCGACCTGCCCGAGGAGATCGTCGCGGCGATCCGCGGGATGGACCTGGACACGCGGTACCTGAAGGCGTCGCTGCGCGGCTACCAGGATTTCGCGGCGCGGTTCGCGCTGGTGCAGAAGAAGGTGCTCATCGGCGACGAGATGGGCCTGGGCAAGACCATCGAGGCGCTCGCCGCGCTGACGCACCTGCATGCGCTGGACCGGACGCATTTCCTGGTCGTGTGCCCCGCGGCGGTGGTGTCGAACTGGGTGCGCGAGATCGAGTCGAAGTCGCGGCTGGAGGCGCACCGCCTGCACGGCCAGGCCCGCGACCTCGCCGTCGACGAGTGGCTGACGCGCGGGGGAGTCGCCGTGACCACCTACGGGACGTTGGGCGCGGTCCGCGAACGGGTGCTGTCGTGTCCCGGCCTGGCCTGCGTCGTCGTCGACGAGGCCCACTACATCAAGAACCCCGGCGCGAAGCGGTCGCAGCTGCTCGCCGGGGTGATCGAACGGGCCGAGGGCGCGATCCTGCTGACGGGCACCGCGCTGGAGAACCGCATCGACGAATTCCGGACGCTGGTGCGCTACCTGCGTCCGGACCTGCTGGAAGGGGAAAAGGACGTGCCGGTGGCGGCGTTCCGCGAGCTGGTGGCCCCGGTGTACCTGCGGCGCAACCAGGCCGACGTACTCGATGAGCTGCCGGCGCTCGTCGAGGTCGATGACTGGGTGGAGGCCACCGACGCCGACGACGCCGCGTACCGGCGGGCCGTGGACGACGGCAAATTCATGGCCATGAGGCGGGCCGCGTTCGCCGCCGGCGCTGGGGCGGCGAAGATGGAGCGCCTGCTGGACATCGCGGGGGAGGCGCGCGACAACGGCCGCCGGGTGATCGTCTTCTCGCACTTCCGCGACGTGCTCGACGCCGTGATGGCCGCCCTCGGCGACGTCGCCGTGGGGCCGTTGACCGGCGACGTGCCCGCCGCGCGCCGCCAGGAACTGGTCGACGAATTCTCCTCCGCCGAGGGCGGGGCGGTGCTGGTGTCGCAGATCGTGGCCGGCGGCGTGGGCCTGAACATCCAGGCGGCGTCGGTGGTGGTCATCTGCGAACCGCAGCTCAAGCCGACCACCGAGTGGCAGGCCATCGCGCGGGCGCACCGCATGGGCCAGCTGGAGTCCGTGCAGGTGCACAGGCTGCTGTTGGAGGATTCCGTCGATGCGCGGATCCTCGAGATCCTCGCGCGGAAGAAGCAGCTTTTCGACGAGCTGGTGCGCGTGTCCACCACGGCCGACGCGGCGCCCGAGGCGTACGACGTGTCCGAGGCGGAACTCGCCCGCGAGATCATCGCGGCGGAGCGGGAGCGATTGGCGGGCGAGGGGCAACTGTCGGGCGAAGGGCATTTGTCGGGCGAGGGCCGATCGGCGGGCGACGGCGGACTGGCGGACGAAGCCGCGTCCGCGGGTGCGCCAAACCCGCTTCCACCTGCGGATTAG
- the amrS gene encoding AmmeMemoRadiSam system radical SAM enzyme yields the protein MTSTSQSETLGTHPARWGRVLDDGRVQCLLCPRHCRMRDGQRGFCFVRANNGGRLVLDTWGRSSGFCLDPIEKKPLNHYLPGTSVLSFGTAGCNLGCRFCQNHEISTSREVDTLTDAALPEDIADAAVAGGAASVAFTYNDPVIFAEYAIDIAAACRDRGVRTIGVTAGYISPNAEDADGNAREEFFGAMDAVNVDLKGFTPEFYKRLTGADLDVVLDNLIWLAGTDTWVEITTLLIPGHNDSDDEIRAMAEWIVDNLGPDVPHHFSAFHPDNRMRDVPPTPPTTLRRAREIALDAGERHVYTGNVHDKDGDTTFCPGCDAPVIVRDWYRMVDYQLVADASGRGSCPQCGTTIPGLYDAAGPGDFGARRIPIRIGRR from the coding sequence ATGACATCGACGTCGCAAAGCGAAACCCTGGGCACCCACCCCGCCCGCTGGGGCCGCGTGCTCGACGACGGCCGCGTGCAATGCCTGCTGTGCCCGCGGCACTGCCGCATGCGCGACGGGCAGCGCGGCTTCTGCTTCGTCCGCGCCAACAACGGCGGGCGGCTGGTGCTGGACACGTGGGGGCGGTCGTCGGGGTTCTGCCTCGACCCGATCGAGAAGAAGCCCCTCAACCACTACCTGCCCGGCACGTCCGTGCTCAGCTTCGGCACCGCCGGCTGCAACCTCGGGTGCCGGTTCTGCCAAAACCACGAGATCTCCACGTCGCGCGAGGTGGACACCCTCACCGACGCCGCGCTGCCCGAGGACATCGCCGACGCCGCCGTCGCGGGCGGCGCCGCCTCCGTGGCGTTCACCTACAACGACCCCGTGATCTTCGCCGAATACGCCATCGACATCGCCGCCGCCTGCCGCGACCGCGGCGTGCGCACCATCGGCGTCACCGCCGGGTACATCTCCCCCAACGCCGAAGACGCCGACGGCAACGCCCGCGAGGAATTCTTCGGCGCCATGGACGCCGTCAACGTCGACCTCAAGGGCTTCACGCCCGAGTTCTACAAGCGGCTGACCGGCGCCGACCTCGACGTCGTGCTGGACAACCTCATCTGGCTCGCGGGGACCGACACGTGGGTGGAGATCACCACCCTGCTCATCCCCGGCCACAACGACTCCGACGACGAAATCCGCGCCATGGCCGAGTGGATCGTCGACAACCTCGGCCCCGACGTCCCCCACCACTTCAGCGCATTCCACCCCGACAACCGCATGCGCGACGTGCCCCCGACCCCGCCGACCACGCTGCGCCGGGCGCGCGAGATCGCCCTCGACGCCGGCGAGCGCCACGTCTACACCGGCAACGTCCACGACAAGGACGGCGACACCACCTTCTGCCCCGGCTGCGACGCGCCCGTCATCGTCCGCGACTGGTACCGCATGGTCGATTACCAGCTCGTCGCCGATGCCTCGGGCCGCGGGTCGTGCCCGCAATGCGGCACGACGATCCCCGGGCTTTACGACGCCGCCGGCCCCGGCGATTTCGGCGCCCGCCGGATCCCCATCCGGATCGGGCGCCGGTGA
- the secA2 gene encoding accessory Sec system translocase SecA2 gives MAGMNWFWKALGGKESRDQKRSVTLVARAAELEPELEELSDADLAARARDNRDDAPELLACLREVARRAIGLRPFDVQLQGALRLLEGDVVQMATGEGKTLSGALAGAGFALRGERVHSVTVNSYLARRDAEWMGPIFTFLGLTAAAVDEADDAATRRRAYAADVVFVAVNELGFDVLRDRCVVDVADRVQRPARVAIIDEADSVLVDEALVPLVLAGSAEGEAPAGRITDIVRRLVKGDDFTVDAGRRNVFLTEIGARRVERLLGIGSLYDEDHVSTTLVQVNVALHARELLRRDVDYIVRDGKVALVDSSRGRIADLQRWPDGLQAAVEAKEGLDVSGGGRVLDTLTIQQLVGRYEITCGMTGTAVAAGDQFREFYGMRVSVVEPNEPCIRDDEPDRIYATHEDAFSAVVEEVIEVNSTGRPVLVGTGDVAESERLAEALAERGVEAAVLNAKNDEAEAAVIAEAGAPGRVTVSTQMAGRGTDIRLGGRDEEDRDEVVELGGLCVIGVARHRTGRLDGQLRGRAGRQGDPGSSVFFVALDDEMVVEGGAGEELTVTPEPDGRIRDARAAAHVDRAQRVTEATMLSIHATTWKYNKLIGDQRAILDDRRERLLTTDLAWRELSEREPERAEEILAEVPDDVAAAAAREIALHHLDMGWSRHLADLDDLRESVHLRALAKESPIDEFHRAAISAFKNLAAEAVDEAAKSFREVTITADGVDLDAEGMGRPSSTWTYMVNDNPLSGGDSVVGAVAAMFR, from the coding sequence GTGGCCGGAATGAATTGGTTTTGGAAGGCCCTCGGCGGCAAGGAAAGCCGCGACCAGAAGCGCAGCGTGACGCTGGTGGCCCGGGCCGCGGAGCTCGAGCCCGAGCTGGAGGAGCTTTCCGACGCCGACCTGGCCGCCCGAGCCCGCGACAACCGCGACGACGCCCCGGAACTGCTGGCCTGCCTGCGCGAGGTCGCGCGCCGCGCCATCGGGCTGCGCCCCTTCGACGTCCAGCTGCAGGGCGCGCTGCGCCTTCTCGAGGGCGACGTGGTGCAGATGGCCACCGGCGAGGGCAAGACCCTGTCGGGCGCGCTGGCCGGCGCGGGGTTCGCGCTGCGCGGCGAGCGGGTGCATTCGGTGACGGTGAACTCGTACCTCGCGCGCCGCGACGCCGAGTGGATGGGGCCGATCTTCACGTTCCTGGGGCTGACCGCCGCGGCGGTCGATGAGGCCGACGACGCCGCCACCCGGCGCCGGGCCTACGCCGCCGACGTGGTCTTCGTCGCGGTCAACGAGCTCGGCTTCGACGTCCTGCGCGACCGCTGCGTCGTCGACGTCGCCGACCGCGTCCAGCGGCCCGCGCGCGTGGCCATCATCGACGAGGCCGATTCGGTGCTGGTCGACGAGGCGCTGGTGCCGCTGGTCCTGGCGGGTTCCGCGGAGGGGGAGGCGCCCGCGGGGCGCATCACGGACATCGTCCGCCGGCTGGTCAAGGGCGACGACTTCACCGTCGACGCGGGCCGCCGCAACGTCTTCCTCACGGAAATCGGGGCCCGGCGGGTTGAGCGTCTGCTGGGCATCGGTTCGCTTTACGACGAGGACCACGTCTCCACCACCCTCGTCCAGGTCAACGTCGCCCTGCACGCCCGCGAGCTGCTGCGCCGCGACGTGGACTACATCGTGCGCGACGGCAAGGTGGCCCTGGTCGATTCCTCCCGCGGGCGCATCGCCGATCTGCAGCGCTGGCCGGATGGGCTGCAGGCCGCGGTGGAGGCCAAGGAGGGCCTCGACGTTTCCGGCGGTGGCCGGGTTCTGGACACGCTGACCATCCAGCAGCTGGTGGGCCGGTACGAGATCACCTGCGGCATGACCGGCACCGCCGTCGCCGCGGGCGACCAGTTCCGCGAGTTCTACGGCATGCGCGTGTCGGTCGTCGAACCCAACGAGCCCTGCATCCGCGACGACGAGCCCGATCGGATCTACGCGACGCACGAGGACGCGTTTTCGGCGGTCGTGGAGGAGGTCATCGAGGTCAATTCCACGGGCCGCCCCGTGCTGGTGGGCACCGGCGACGTGGCGGAGTCCGAGCGGCTGGCCGAGGCGCTCGCCGAACGCGGCGTCGAGGCGGCGGTGCTCAACGCCAAGAACGACGAGGCCGAAGCCGCCGTGATCGCCGAAGCCGGCGCCCCCGGCCGCGTCACCGTGTCCACCCAGATGGCCGGCCGCGGCACCGACATCCGCCTGGGCGGCCGGGACGAGGAGGACCGCGACGAAGTCGTGGAGCTGGGCGGCCTGTGCGTCATCGGCGTCGCCCGCCACCGCACCGGCCGCCTGGACGGGCAGCTGCGCGGGCGCGCGGGACGACAGGGCGATCCCGGCTCCAGCGTCTTCTTCGTCGCGCTCGACGACGAGATGGTCGTCGAGGGCGGAGCGGGGGAGGAGCTCACCGTCACGCCGGAGCCCGACGGGCGCATCCGCGACGCCCGCGCCGCCGCCCACGTCGACCGCGCCCAGCGCGTCACCGAGGCGACCATGCTGTCGATCCACGCCACGACGTGGAAGTACAACAAGCTCATCGGCGACCAGCGCGCGATCCTCGACGATCGCCGCGAGCGCCTGCTGACCACCGATCTGGCGTGGCGCGAGCTGTCCGAGCGCGAGCCGGAGCGGGCGGAGGAGATCCTGGCCGAGGTGCCCGATGACGTCGCCGCCGCGGCCGCGCGCGAGATCGCGCTGCATCACCTGGACATGGGCTGGTCCCGGCACCTGGCCGACCTCGACGACCTGCGGGAGTCCGTGCACCTGCGGGCGCTGGCCAAGGAGAGCCCCATCGACGAGTTCCACCGGGCGGCGATTTCGGCGTTCAAGAACCTCGCGGCGGAGGCCGTCGATGAGGCGGCGAAGAGTTTCCGCGAGGTCACCATCACCGCCGACGGCGTCGATCTGGACGCCGAGGGCATGGGGCGGCCGAGCTCCACGTGGACGTACATGGTCAACGACAATCCGTTGTCCGGCGGCGATTCGGTCGTCGGCGCCGTGGCCGCCATGTTCCGCTGA
- a CDS encoding glycoside hydrolase family 25 protein, giving the protein MDVSEWQDGLPLSAAAAAGHRFAIVRACDGTYADPVFASHVADARGAGLRVGAYWYVRHPLEGTSLREQAGVVARQLRAAWGPSLDDAPAVWLDAETVAHRLSADDLVAAARALEDAGVACAGTYTTRSYWRLRRFPAFGDGADEMPGGLWLAQWPGTAGPAGADYPGDDHRAWRPFRGRTPDLWQFTDRGSVAGFTVDVDAFRGDEGELAALLAGRGPGTEPSGG; this is encoded by the coding sequence ATCGACGTCAGCGAGTGGCAGGACGGCCTGCCGCTGTCGGCCGCGGCCGCGGCGGGCCACCGCTTCGCCATCGTCCGCGCCTGCGACGGCACGTACGCGGACCCCGTGTTCGCCTCGCACGTCGCCGATGCCCGCGGCGCCGGCCTGCGGGTCGGCGCCTATTGGTACGTGCGCCATCCCCTGGAGGGCACGTCGCTGCGGGAGCAGGCGGGGGTCGTCGCGCGGCAGCTCCGCGCGGCATGGGGGCCTTCGCTTGACGACGCCCCGGCCGTCTGGCTGGACGCCGAGACCGTGGCCCACCGCCTGAGCGCCGATGACCTGGTCGCGGCGGCGCGGGCACTGGAGGACGCCGGCGTCGCCTGCGCCGGAACGTACACGACGCGGTCCTATTGGCGGTTGCGCCGATTCCCCGCCTTCGGGGACGGAGCCGACGAAATGCCCGGCGGGCTGTGGCTGGCGCAGTGGCCGGGCACGGCCGGGCCGGCGGGCGCCGACTACCCCGGCGACGATCACCGGGCGTGGCGCCCCTTCCGCGGCCGAACCCCCGACCTGTGGCAATTCACGGATCGGGGGTCGGTTGCGGGCTTCACCGTCGACGTCGACGCATTCCGCGGGGACGAGGGCGAGCTCGCCGCGCTGCTCGCCGGTCGGGGGCCCGGCACAGAGCCATCCGGCGGGTGA
- the rraA gene encoding ribonuclease E activity regulator RraA, whose translation MGDAQFIPTADLVDEIGSHVRSCDTQFRDIGGKREFCGRISTVRCFQDNALLKAVLSEDSDGGVLVIDGSGSLHTALVGDVIAGLGRDHGWSGVIVHGAVRDSKLIGEMEFGCKALGTNPRKSTKTGSGERDVVVSFGGVDFVPGDMVYADSDGIVVR comes from the coding sequence ATGGGCGACGCCCAGTTCATCCCCACCGCCGACCTGGTCGACGAAATCGGCTCGCACGTGCGCAGCTGCGACACCCAGTTCCGCGACATCGGCGGCAAGCGCGAGTTCTGCGGCCGCATTTCCACGGTCCGCTGCTTCCAGGACAATGCCCTGCTCAAGGCCGTGCTGTCGGAGGATTCCGACGGCGGCGTCCTGGTCATCGACGGTTCCGGGTCCCTGCACACCGCCCTGGTCGGCGACGTCATCGCCGGGCTGGGCCGCGACCACGGCTGGTCGGGCGTCATCGTCCACGGCGCGGTGCGCGACTCGAAGCTCATCGGCGAGATGGAGTTCGGCTGCAAGGCGCTGGGCACCAACCCGCGCAAGTCCACCAAGACCGGGTCGGGCGAGCGCGACGTCGTGGTCAGCTTCGGCGGCGTCGACTTCGTGCCGGGCGACATGGTCTACGCCGATTCCGACGGCATCGTGGTCCGCTAG
- the amrB gene encoding AmmeMemoRadiSam system protein B produces the protein MFSKPNPNPKQKSRPKTRPAAVAGVFYPADPGELRGQVERLLADHRHPRDDGPPPRALILPHAGYVYSGGVAAAGYSLLEGASFARAVVIGPAHRVPVRGVADAGVPAFDTPLGTVEVPEGLLDALRGRLAGTFPDLLVTSPGVHAREHSVEVHLPFLQVLFPGLPVLPLVAGDATVAEMTELVAAVMADDDTLLIVSSDLSHFLPVDDAIAVDSATLDRIVALEPPLPTRSACGAIPVNGLLGFARRAGWSATVVARATSADAPHGGSHSVVGYPAVRFDPVGPRLPGYARAVLEHRLAGGPDPAAAFAAGPGHAASPDPARFLDHPWLAAPGASFVTLTVDGRLRGCIGSLEATRPLGADIAAHAIDAALHDPRFPAVTADELPGIRIEVSVLSAPEPVAAASETEAIAALRPHVDGAILSGTPGPDVPRNRLRPGTTRPTTTRRGTFLPQVWEQLPDPTEFIRHLKAKAGLADGPRSPAWGDDWRLSRYTVQSWEEDVLPHEEGEPR, from the coding sequence ATGTTCTCCAAGCCGAACCCGAATCCCAAGCAGAAGTCCCGGCCCAAAACCCGCCCCGCCGCGGTCGCCGGGGTGTTCTACCCCGCCGACCCCGGTGAGTTGCGGGGGCAGGTCGAACGGTTGCTCGCGGACCACCGGCATCCGCGTGACGACGGCCCGCCGCCCCGCGCGCTCATCCTCCCCCATGCCGGCTACGTCTATTCCGGCGGCGTGGCGGCGGCCGGGTACTCGCTGCTCGAAGGGGCGTCCTTCGCCCGCGCCGTGGTCATCGGCCCCGCCCACCGCGTCCCGGTGCGCGGCGTGGCCGACGCCGGGGTGCCCGCATTCGACACCCCGCTGGGCACGGTCGAGGTTCCCGAAGGACTGCTCGACGCGCTGCGCGGGCGTCTGGCGGGCACCTTCCCCGATCTCCTGGTCACCTCGCCCGGCGTCCACGCCCGCGAGCATTCCGTCGAAGTGCACCTTCCCTTCCTGCAGGTGCTCTTCCCGGGGCTGCCCGTCCTGCCGCTGGTCGCCGGCGACGCGACGGTGGCCGAGATGACCGAATTGGTCGCCGCGGTCATGGCCGACGACGACACGCTGTTGATCGTCAGCTCCGACCTGTCCCACTTCCTGCCCGTCGACGACGCCATCGCCGTCGACTCCGCCACCCTGGACCGCATCGTCGCCCTCGAGCCGCCGCTGCCCACGCGCTCGGCGTGCGGGGCGATCCCCGTCAACGGGCTGCTCGGCTTCGCCCGCCGCGCGGGCTGGTCGGCGACGGTGGTGGCCCGGGCGACGTCGGCCGACGCTCCCCACGGCGGTTCGCACAGCGTGGTCGGCTACCCGGCCGTGCGCTTCGACCCCGTCGGCCCCCGCCTGCCCGGCTACGCCCGCGCCGTCCTGGAGCACCGTCTGGCGGGCGGGCCCGACCCCGCCGCCGCCTTTGCCGCAGGGCCGGGCCACGCCGCATCGCCCGACCCCGCCCGGTTTCTCGACCATCCGTGGCTCGCCGCGCCGGGCGCGTCCTTCGTCACGCTCACCGTCGACGGCCGCCTGCGCGGCTGCATCGGGTCACTGGAGGCCACCCGGCCCCTCGGCGCCGACATCGCCGCCCACGCCATCGACGCCGCGCTGCACGATCCCCGCTTCCCCGCCGTCACCGCCGACGAACTGCCCGGCATCCGCATCGAGGTGTCGGTGCTGTCCGCCCCCGAACCAGTCGCGGCCGCTTCGGAAACCGAGGCCATCGCCGCGCTGCGCCCGCACGTCGACGGCGCGATCCTCTCGGGCACCCCGGGCCCGGACGTCCCCCGAAACCGGCTGCGCCCCGGCACAACCCGCCCCACCACAACCCGCCGCGGCACCTTCCTGCCGCAGGTGTGGGAGCAGCTGCCCGACCCCACCGAATTCATCCGACACCTCAAAGCCAAAGCCGGCCTCGCCGACGGCCCCCGCTCCCCCGCCTGGGGCGACGACTGGCGACTGAGCCGGTACACCGTTCAATCGTGGGAAGAGGACGTTCTTCCCCATGAGGAGGGCGAACCGCGATGA